A region of Massilia sp. KIM DNA encodes the following proteins:
- a CDS encoding LysR family transcriptional regulator: MELPESASRARPVRSAAEPAALPELSQLVVLDCLLRERSLTRSAELLGMGQPTVSRVLARLRTHFNDPLFVRAGQRMQPTARALELAEPVAALLNAARRLQEGGAAFDPGSARRSFALFMVDGAIVHVLPRLLDALRHTAPGIQLRSVQGDPLALEGRLERGEIDLVIGRYTHLVNNIHRRLLWDDDHVVMMRRDHPRAGGLDRSTYLAQRHVLINMFQTSHHDVEVTRTLEELLPPENILCHVPGFTAASHIVLHTDAVVTMPRRLATALARDLGLVYVAVPVPIAPLQLSVYWHEHAHRDPANRWLREFARTTLLAPENA, from the coding sequence ATGGAATTGCCTGAATCCGCGTCCCGCGCACGGCCAGTGCGCAGCGCGGCCGAGCCCGCGGCGCTGCCCGAGCTGTCCCAGCTCGTGGTGCTCGACTGCCTGCTGCGCGAGCGCAGCCTGACCCGCAGCGCCGAACTGCTCGGCATGGGCCAGCCCACCGTCAGCCGCGTGCTAGCGCGCCTGCGCACCCATTTCAACGATCCGCTCTTCGTGCGCGCCGGCCAGCGCATGCAGCCCACCGCGCGCGCGCTCGAACTGGCCGAGCCGGTGGCCGCGCTCCTGAATGCGGCGCGCCGCCTGCAGGAAGGCGGCGCCGCCTTCGATCCGGGCAGCGCGCGCCGCTCCTTCGCCCTGTTCATGGTCGACGGCGCCATCGTGCACGTCCTGCCGCGCCTGCTCGATGCGCTGCGCCATACCGCGCCCGGGATCCAGCTGCGCAGCGTGCAGGGCGATCCGCTGGCGCTCGAAGGGCGACTGGAACGTGGCGAGATCGACCTGGTCATCGGGCGCTATACCCACCTGGTCAACAACATTCACCGGCGCCTGCTGTGGGACGACGACCATGTGGTCATGATGCGGCGCGACCATCCCCGCGCCGGCGGACTCGACCGCTCCACCTACCTGGCCCAGCGCCACGTCCTGATCAACATGTTCCAGACCAGCCACCACGACGTGGAGGTCACCCGCACCCTCGAGGAACTGCTGCCGCCCGAGAACATCCTGTGCCACGTGCCGGGCTTTACGGCCGCATCCCACATCGTCCTGCACACCGACGCGGTGGTCACCATGCCGCGCCGGCTTGCGACCGCGCTGGCGCGCGACCTCGGGCTGGTCTACGTCGCGGTGCCGGTGCCGATCGCGCCCCTCCAGCTATCGGTGTACTGGCACGAGCACGCGCACCGCGATCCGGCCAACCGCTGGCTGCGCGAGTTCGCGCGCACGACCCTGCTGGCGCCAGAAAACGCATAA